The following DNA comes from Capillibacterium thermochitinicola.
CGACTTTAAAAAACTTTATGTAACTCGTATCATCATAAATTAAATCCGATTCAAAACTAATTTCTCTACTCTGCATTTTACCATCTAAATAAACCTTTGCTATTTTTAAACCATTATTTGTACTTTCAAGACAATAAATACTTTTATCCGAAACTCCAAATGGAATCATATATCCGTTAATAGTTACAGTAGTGCTAGTTTTACCATTATTATATATTTGAATAATATCATCAGGCGTTTGAATAGCCGTGTCCCCTGAACGATTTGATAATATTCTATACCCGGGAAGTTGGATAAAAGACCCATCTTCTTTTATTAACCCAATTATAATCCTCCCTGTCTGGGATAAAACACTAATAGCAACATGATTGTTAATATCTACAGAAAAATAATAGGGAACAGTCGTATTCTGTGGAAGATCGTATATATGCCTCCATTCACTGATAAACAGCTTATATATTCCTTTATCAGTTAAAACCATTATATTACCTTGGTTATCAATATGTAAATCAAAATATTCGAAGCTCTTGGGTAGAGAAACAGTTTCTAAAAATTCTCCTTGATAT
Coding sequences within:
- a CDS encoding NHL repeat-containing protein, which encodes MRRKIILVIIFMVLINSYVSAQDCFYIQVGNEFDQIGFVENNGDMPSRGPVALAVHNRKIYILDEINYRINVYSYQGEFLETVSLPKSFEYFDLHIDNQGNIMVLTDKGIYKLFISEWRHIYDLPQNTTVPYYFSVDINNHVAISVLSQTGRIIIGLIKEDGSFIQLPGYRILSNRSGDTAIQTPDDIIQIYNNGKTSTTVTINGYMIPFGVSDKSIYCLESTNNGLKIAKVYLDGKMQSREISFESDLIYDDTSYIKFFKVDEANKVVYLQGGQKGFQITIIEFN